From the genome of Pieris brassicae chromosome Z, ilPieBrab1.1, whole genome shotgun sequence:
aaagacaAATGATTACACTCTAGAATTTATGATGAATTCgtaatttttctattaataacatgtttaattttaagggatgcaagtgaaaaataaaaaaaaagcaattttaattcttattttatttcaatgagTCTATTGTTATTACAAATTACCATTTCCTCCGTTTCCCCCGTTGCCGCCATTGCCACCATTACCGGCACCGTTACCTCCATTACCACCATTTCCACCGTTTCCACCATTTCCACTACCGTTTCCTCCATTGCCACCATTACCGCCGTTTCCACCATTACCACCGCTGTTTCCTCCATTGCCACCATTACCACCGTTTCCACCATTACCACCGCCATTTCCACCATTACCACCGCCGTTACCTCCATTGCCTCCATCACCACCGTTTCCTCCATTGCCACCACCGTTTCCTCCATCACCGCCATCTCCACCGTTTCCACTGTCTCCACCGCCGTTTCCTCCGTCACCGCCATCTCCACCATTGCCTCCATTACCGCCGTCTCCACCATTGCCGCCATCTCCGCCATTACCACCGCCGTCACCTCCATTTCCACCATCTCCACCATTGCCGCCGTCACCTCCACCACCGTTTCCTCCGTCACCGCCATCTCCACCATTGCCTCCATTACCGCCGTCTCCACCATTGCCGCCATCTCCGCCATTACCACCGCTGTCACCTCCATTTCCACCATCTCCACCATTGCCGCCGTCACCTCCACCACCGTTTCCTCCATCACCGCCATCTCCACCATTGCCGCCATCGCCTCCGTTTCCGCCGTCTCCACCATTGCCGCCATCTCCGCCATTACCACCGCCGTCACCTCCATTTCCACCATCTCCACCATTACCACCGTCACCTCCACCACCGTTTCCTCCGTCACCGCCATCTCCACCATTGCCTCCATTACCGCCGTCTCCACCATTGCCGCCATCTCCGCCATTACCACCGCCGTCACCTCCATTTCCACCATCTCCACCATTACCGCCGTCACCTCCACCACCGTTTCCTCCGTCACCGCCATCTCCACCATTGCCTCCATTACCGCCGTCTCCACCATTGCCGCCATCTCCGCCATTACCACCGCTGTCACCTCCATTTCCACCATCTCCACCATTGCCGCCGTCACCTTCACCACCGTTTCCTCCATCACCGCCATCTCCACCATTGCCGCCATCGCCTCCGTTTCCACCGTCTCCACCATTGCCGCCATCTCCGCCATTACCACCGCCGTCACCTCCATTTCCACCATCTCCACCATTGCCTCCATTACCGCCGTCTCCACCATTGCCGCCATCTCCGCCATTACCACCGCCGTCACCTCCATTTCCACCATCTCCACCATTACCGCCGTCACCTCCACCACCGTTTCCTCCGTCACCGCCATCTCCACCATTGCCTCCATTACCGCCGTCTCCACCATTGCCGCCATCTCCGCCATTACCACCGCTGTCACCTCCATTTCCACCATCTCCACCATTGCCGCCGTCACCTTCACCACCGTTTCCTCCATCACCGCCATCTCCACCATTGCCGCCATCGCCTCCGTTTCCACCGTCTCCACCATTGCCGCCATCTCCGCCATTACCACCGCCGTCACCTCCATTTCCACCATCTCCACCATTACCGCCGTCACCTCCACCACCGTTTCCTCCGTCACCGCCATCTCCACCGTTGCCTCCATTACCGCCGTCTCCACCATTGCCGCCATCTCCGCCATTACCACCGCTGTCACCTCCATTTCCACCATCTCCACCATTGCCGCCGTCACCTCCACCACCGTTTCCTCCGTCACCGCCATCTCCACCATTGCCGCCATCGCCTCCGTTTCCACCATCTCCACCATTACCGCCGTCACCTCCATCTCCACCATTGCCGCCGTCACCTCCACCACCGTTTCCTCCGTCACCGCCATCTCCGCCGTTTCCACCATCTCCACCGTTTCCACCATCTCCACCATTGCCGCCGTCACCTCCACCACCGTTTCCTCCGTCACCGCCACCACCGTTTCCTCCGTCACCGCCATCTCCACCATTGCCGCCATCGCCTCCGTTTCCACCATCTCCACCATTACCGCCGTCACCTCCATCTCCACCATTGCCGCCGTCACCTCCACCACCGTTTCCTCCGTCACCGCCATCTCCGCCGTTTCCACCATCTCCACCGTTTCCACCATCTCCACCATTGCCGCCGTCACCTCCACCACCGTTTCCTCCGTCACCGCCACCACCGTTTCCTCCGTCACCGCCATCTCCGCCATTACCTCCGCCATCACCACCGTTTCCACCATCTCCACCATCTCCACCATCACCGCCGTCACCTCCATTTCCACCATCTCCACCGTTTCCTCCATCTCCACCATTACCGCCGTCACCTCCACCGCCGTTTCCTCCGTCTCCACCATCTCCACCATCACCGCCGTCACCTCCATTTCCACCATCTCCACCGTTTCCACCATCTCCACCATTGCCGCCGTCACCTCCACCACCGTTTCCTCCGTCACCGCCATCTCCGCCGTTTCCACCATCTCCACCGTTTCCACCATCTCCACCATTGCCGCCGTCACCTCCACCACCGTTTCCTCCGTCACCGCCACCACCGTTTCCTCCGTCACCGCCATCTCCACCATTGCCGCCATCGCCTCCGTTTCCACCATCTCCACCATTACCGCCGTCACCTCCATCTCCACCATTGCCGCCGTCACCTCCACCACCGTTTCCTCCGTCACCGCCATCTCCGCCGTTTCCACCATCTCCACCGTTTCCACCATCTCCACCATTGCCGCCGTCACCTCCACCACCGTTTCCTCCGTCACCGCCATCTCCGCCATTACCTCCGCCATCACCACCGTTTCCTCCATCGCCACCATCACCACCGTTTCCACCATCTCCACCATCTCCGCCGTTTCCACCATCTCCACCGTTTCCTCCATCACCACCGTTTCCTCCATCGCCGCCGTTTCCACCATCTCCACCGTTTCCTCCATCGCCGCCATCTCCACCATTACCGCCGTCACCTCCACCGCCGTTTCCTCCGTCTCCACCATCTCCACCATCACCGCCGTCACCTCCATTTCCACCATCTCCACCGTTTCCACCATCTCCACCGTTTCCACCATCTCCGCCGTTTCCACCATCTCCACCGTTTCCTCCATCTCCACCATCACCGCCGTCACCTCCATTTCCACCATCTCCACCGTTTCCACCATCTCCACCGTTTCCACCATCTCCACCGTTTCCTCCATCGCCGCCATCTCCACCACCACCACTGTCTCCACCATCTACATCGTCGTCACCATCACCATTATCTCCACCAGCACAGTCAGCTTTGTAGGGCCAGGTGCATTTCTGTTAAATACAGAATTAGGAAATATTAGTTATTGCGTTCTTTCGTGTATAAGGCCAAGACCGCCGCCGGTGccatacattaataataattgtatgttgaCAAAAAATTAGTCTCATtgcaaaattaaacaaaaattacggATTAGAACCaagaatattgttataatattggcATCTATTGCTCAACTGAACCGCATGGTGCTTACTGAAAAAGAGAAAAGAAGAGTGGAGGCAAGAGAAAACCCGGTGGACACAATTTGCGTTGATAGGATAGCTCTCAAGGACTCTGTAACAATACGTGTTCGCAAGGAGCACGAGATAGATTGTGAT
Proteins encoded in this window:
- the LOC123718799 gene encoding uncharacterized PE-PGRS family protein PE_PGRS54-like isoform X10; translated protein: MIVKLLVLCLVGLAYARPQWDCPYGSQNLLAHESSCNKFYICVGGRKEEAQCPVNSHFSVELQGCTEPVLAKCEIESNDTPDVFPNGCPRDYRIEKLFTHPRCDKFYQCVHGDYQEMPCAPGTEFSYKLQKCTWPYKADCAGGDNGDGDDDVDGGDSGGGGDGGDGGNGGDGGNGGDGGNGGDGGNGGDGGDGGDGGNGGDGGNGGDGGNGGDGGNGGDGGNGGDGGDGGDGGDGGNGGGGDGGNGGDGGDGGNGGDGGNGGDGGNGGDGGNGGDGGNGGDGGDGGNGGDGGDGGNGGDGGGNGGDGGDGGNGGGGDGGNGGDGGNGGDGGNGGDGGDGGNGGGGDGGNGGDGGDGGNGGDGGNGGDGGNGGDGGDGGNGGGGDGGNGGGGDGGNGGDGGNGGDGGNGGDGGDGGNGGGGDGGNGGDGGNGGDGGNGGDGGDGGDGGDGGNGGGGDGGNGGDGGNGGDGGNGGDGGDGGDGGDGGNGGDGGGNGGDGGDGGNGGGGDGGNGGGGDGGNGGDGGNGGDGGNGGDGGDGGNGGGGDGGNGGDGGDGGNGGDGGNGGDGGNGGDGGDGGNGGGGDGGNGGGGDGGNGGDGGNGGDGGNGGDGGDGGNGGGGDGGNGGDGGDGGNGGDGGNGGDGGNGGDGGDGGNGGGGDGGNGGDGGNGGDSGGNGGDGGNGGDGGNGGNGGDGGDGGNGGGGDGGNGGDGGNGGDGGGNGGDGGNGGDGGNGGDGGNGGDGGDGGNGGEGDGGNGGDGGNGGDGGGNGGDGGNGGDGGNGGDGGNGGDGGDGGNGGEGDGGNGGDGGNGGDSGGNGGDGGNGGDGGNGGNGGDGGDGGNGGGGDGGNGGDGGNGGDGGGNGGDGGNGGDGGNGGNGGDGGDGGNGGGGDGGNGGDGGNGGDGGGNGGDGGNGGDGGNGGDGGNGGDGGDGGNGGGGDGGNGGDGGNGGDSGGNGGDGGNGGDGGNGGNGGDGGDGGNGGGGDGGNGGDGGNGGDGGGNGGDGGNGGDGGNGGNGGDGGDGGNGGGDSGNGGDGGDGGNGGGNGGNGGDGGNGGNGGGNGGNGGGNGGNGGNGGNGGNSGGNGGNGGNGGNGGNGSGNGGNGGNGGNGGNGAGNGGNGGNGGNGGNGNL
- the LOC123718799 gene encoding uncharacterized PE-PGRS family protein PE_PGRS54-like isoform X3 codes for the protein MIVKLLVLCLVGLAYARPQWDCPYGSQNLLAHESSCNKFYICVGGRKEEAQCPVNSHFSVELQGCTEPVLAKCEIESNDTPDVFPNGCPRDYRIEKLFTHPRCDKFYQCVHGDYQEMPCAPGTEFSYKLQKCTWPYKADCAGGDNGDGDDDVDGGDSGGGGDGGDGGNGGDGGNGGDGGNGGDGGNGGDGGDGGDGGNGGDGGNGGDGGNGGDGGNGGDGGNGGDGGDGGDGGDGGNGGGGDGGNGGDGGDGGNGGDGGNGGDGGNGGDGGNGGDGGNGGDGGDGGNGGDGGDGGNGGDGGGNGGDGGDGGNGGGGDGGNGGDGGNGGDGGNGGDGGDGGNGGGGDGGNGGDGGDGGNGGDGGNGGDGGNGGDGGDGGNGGGGDGGNGGGGDGGNGGDGGNGGDGGNGGDGGDGGNGGGGDGGNGGDGGNGGDGGNGGDGGDGGDGGDGGNGGGGDGGNGGDGGNGGDGGNGGDGGDGGDGGDGGNGGDGGGNGGDGGDGGNGGGGDGGNGGGGDGGNGGDGGNGGDGGNGGDGGDGGNGGGGDGGNGGDGGDGGNGGDGGNGGDGGNGGDGGDGGNGGGGDGGNGGGGDGGNGGDGGNGGDGGNGGDGGDGGNGGGGDGGNGGDGGDGGNGGDGGNGGDGGNGGDGGDGGNGGGGDGGNGGDGGNGGDSGGNGGDGGNGGDGGNGGNGGDGGDGGNGGGGDGGNGGDGGNGGDGGGNGGDGGNGGDGGNGGDGGNGGDGGDGGNGGEGDGGNGGDGGNGGDSGGNGGDGGNGGDGGNGGNGGDGGDGGNGGGGDGGNGGDGGNGGDGGGNGGDGGNGGDGGNGGNGGDGGNGGDGGGNGGDGGNGGDGGNGGDGGNGGDGGDGGNGGEGDGGNGGDGGNGGDSGGNGGDGGNGGDGGNGGNGGDGGDGGNGGGGDGGNGGDGGNGGDGGGNGGDGGNGGDGGNGGNGGDGGDGGNGGGGDGGNGGDGGNGGDGGGNGGDGGNGGDGGNGGDGGNGGDGGDGGNGGGGDGGNGGDGGNGGDSGGNGGDGGNGGDGGNGGNGGDGGDGGNGGGGDGGGNGGDGGNGGDGGNGGNGGDGGDGGNGGGDSGNGGDGGDGGNGGGNGGNGGDGGNGGNGGGNGGNGGGNGGNGGNGGNGGNSGGNGGNGGNGGNGGNGSGNGGNGGNGGNGGNGAGNGGNGGNGGNGGNGNL
- the LOC123718799 gene encoding uncharacterized PE-PGRS family protein PE_PGRS54-like isoform X5 is translated as MIVKLLVLCLVGLAYARPQWDCPYGSQNLLAHESSCNKFYICVGGRKEEAQCPVNSHFSVELQGCTEPVLAKCEIESNDTPDVFPNGCPRDYRIEKLFTHPRCDKFYQCVHGDYQEMPCAPGTEFSYKLQKCTWPYKADCAGGDNGDGDDDVDGGDSGGGGDGGDGGNGGDGGNGGDGGNGGDGGNGGDGGDGGDGGNGGDGGNGGDGGNGGDGGNGGDGGNGGDGGDGGDGGDGGNGGGGDGGNGGDGGDGGNGGDGGNGGDGGNGGDGGNGGDGGNGGDGGDGGNGGDGGDGGNGGDGGGNGGDGGDGGNGGGGDGGNGGDGGNGGDGGNGGDGGDGGNGGGGDGGNGGDGGDGGNGGDGGNGGDGGNGGDGGDGGNGGGGDGGNGGGGDGGNGGDGGNGGDGGNGGDGGDGGNGGGGDGGNGGDGGNGGDGGNGGDGGDGGDGGDGGNGGGGDGGNGGDGGNGGDGGNGGDGGDGGDGGDGGNGGDGGGNGGDGGDGGNGGGGDGGNGGGGDGGNGGDGGNGGDGGNGGDGGDGGNGGGGDGGNGGDGGDGGNGGDGGNGGDGGNGGDGGDGGNGGGGDGGNGGGGDGGNGGDGGNGGDGGNGGDGGDGGNGGGGDGGNGGDGGDGGNGGDGGNGGDGGNGGDGGDGGNGGGGDGGNGGDGGDGGNGGDGGNGGDGGGNGGDGGNGGDGGNGGDGGNGGDGGDGGNGGEGDGGNGGDGGNGGDSGGNGGDGGNGGDGGNGGNGGDGGDGGNGGGGDGGNGGDGGNGGDGGGNGGDGGNGGDGGNGGNGGDGGNGGDGGGNGGDGGNGGDGGNGGDGGNGGDGGDGGNGGEGDGGNGGDGGNGGDSGGNGGDGGNGGDGGNGGNGGDGGDGGNGGGGDGGNGGDGGNGGDGGGNGGDGGNGGDGGNGGNGGDGGDGGNGGGGDGGNGGDGGNGGDGGGNGGDGGNGGDGGNGGDGGNGGDGGDGGNGGGGDGGNGGDGGNGGDSGGNGGDGGNGGDGGNGGNGGDGGDGGNGGGGDGGNGGDGGNGGDGGGNGGDGGNGGDGGNGGNGGDGGDGGNGGGDSGNGGDGGDGGNGGGNGGNGGDGGNGGNGGGNGGNGGGNGGNGGNGGNGGNSGGNGGNGGNGGNGGNGSGNGGNGGNGGNGGNGAGNGGNGGNGGNGGNGNL
- the LOC123718799 gene encoding uncharacterized PE-PGRS family protein PE_PGRS54-like isoform X17 — encoded protein: MIVKLLVLCLVGLAYARPQWDCPYGSQNLLAHESSCNKFYICVGGRKEEAQCPVNSHFSVELQGCTEPVLAKCEIESNDTPDVFPNGCPRDYRIEKLFTHPRCDKFYQCVHGDYQEMPCAPGTEFSYKLQKCTWPYKADCAGGDNGDGDDDVDGGDSGGGGDGGDGGNGGDGGNGGDGGGNGGDGGDGGNGGGGDGGNGGDGGNGGDGGNGGDGGDGGNGGGGDGGNGGDGGDGGNGGDGGNGGDGGNGGDGGDGGNGGGGDGGNGGGGDGGNGGDGGNGGDGGNGGDGGDGGNGGGGDGGNGGDGGNGGDGGNGGDGGDGGDGGDGGNGGGGDGGNGGDGGNGGDGGNGGDGGDGGDGGDGGNGGDGGGNGGDGGDGGNGGGGDGGNGGGGDGGNGGDGGNGGDGGNGGDGGDGGNGGGGDGGNGGDGGDGGNGGDGGNGGDGGNGGDGGDGGNGGGGDGGNGGGGDGGNGGDGGNGGDGGNGGDGGDGGNGGGGDGGNGGDGGDGGNGGDGGNGGDGGNGGDGGDGGNGGGGDGGNGGDGGNGGDSGGNGGDGGNGGDGGNGGNGGDGGDGGNGGGGDGGNGGDGGNGGDGGGNGGDGGNGGDGGNGGDGGNGGDGGDGGNGGEGDGGNGGDGGNGGDSGGNGGDGGNGGDGGNGGNGGDGGDGGNGGGGDGGNGGDGGNGGDGGGNGGDGGNGGDGGNGGNGGDGGNGGDGGGNGGDGGNGGDGGNGGDGGNGGDGGDGGNGGEGDGGNGGDGGNGGDSGGNGGDGGNGGDGGNGGNGGDGGDGGNGGGGDGGNGGDGGNGGDGGGNGGDGGNGGDGGNGGNGGDGGDGGNGGGGDGGNGGDGGNGGDGGGNGGDGGNGGDGGNGGDGGNGGDGGDGGNGGGGDGGNGGDGGNGGDSGGNGGDGGNGGDGGNGGNGGDGGDGGNGGGGDGGNGGDGGNGGDGGGNGGDGGNGGDGGNGGNGGDGGDGGNGGGDSGNGGDGGDGGNGGGNGGNGGDGGNGGNGGGNGGNGGGNGGNGGNGGNGGNSGGNGGNGGNGGNGGNGSGNGGNGGNGGNGGNGAGNGGNGGNGGNGGNGNL
- the LOC123718799 gene encoding uncharacterized PE-PGRS family protein PE_PGRS54-like isoform X14, producing the protein MIVKLLVLCLVGLAYARPQWDCPYGSQNLLAHESSCNKFYICVGGRKEEAQCPVNSHFSVELQGCTEPVLAKCEIESNDTPDVFPNGCPRDYRIEKLFTHPRCDKFYQCVHGDYQEMPCAPGTEFSYKLQKCTWPYKADCAGGDNGDGDDDVDGGDSGGGGDGGDGGNGGDGGNGGDGGNGGDGGNGGDGGDGGDGGNGGDGGNGGDGGNGGDGGNGGDGGNGGDGGDGGDGGDGGNGGGGDGGNGGDGGDGGNGGDGGNGGDGGNGGDGGNGGDGGNGGDGGDGGNGGDGGDGGNGGDGGGNGGDGGDGGNGGGGDGGNGGDGGNGGDGGNGGDGGDGGNGGGGDGGNGGDGGDGGNGGDGGNGGDGGNGGDGGDGGNGGGGDGGNGGGGDGGNGGDGGNGGDGGNGGDGGDGGNGGGGDGGNGGDGGNGGDGGNGGDGGDGGDGGDGGNGGGGDGGNGGDGGNGGDGGNGGDGGDGGDGGDGGNGGDGGGNGGDGGDGGNGGGGDGGNGGGGDGGNGGDGGNGGDGGNGGDGGDGGNGGGGDGGNGGDGGDGGNGGDGGNGGDGGNGGDGGDGGNGGGGDGGNGGGGDGGNGGDGGNGGDGGNGGDGGDGGNGGGGDGGNGGDGGDGGNGGDGGNGGDGGNGGDGGDGGNGGGGDGGNGGDGGNGGDSGGNGGDGGNGGDGGNGGNGGDGGDGGNGGGGDGGNGGDGGNGGDGGGNGGDGGNGGDGGNGGDGGNGGDGGDGGNGGEGDGGNGGDGGNGGDSGGNGGDGGNGGDGGNGGNGGDGGDGGNGGGGDGGNGGDGGNGGDSGGNGGDGGNGGDGGNGGNGGDGGDGGNGGGGDGGNGGDGGNGGDGGGNGGDGGNGGDGGNGGNGGDGGDGGNGGGGDGGNGGDGGNGGDGGGNGGDGGNGGDGGNGGDGGNGGDGGDGGNGGGGDGGNGGDGGNGGDSGGNGGDGGNGGDGGNGGNGGDGGDGGNGGGGDGGNGGDGGNGGDGGGNGGDGGNGGDGGNGGNGGDGGDGGNGGGDSGNGGDGGDGGNGGGNGGNGGDGGNGGNGGGNGGNGGGNGGNGGNGGNGGNSGGNGGNGGNGGNGGNGSGNGGNGGNGGNGGNGAGNGGNGGNGGNGGNGNL
- the LOC123718799 gene encoding uncharacterized PE-PGRS family protein PE_PGRS54-like isoform X4, producing the protein MIVKLLVLCLVGLAYARPQWDCPYGSQNLLAHESSCNKFYICVGGRKEEAQCPVNSHFSVELQGCTEPVLAKCEIESNDTPDVFPNGCPRDYRIEKLFTHPRCDKFYQCVHGDYQEMPCAPGTEFSYKLQKCTWPYKADCAGGDNGDGDDDVDGGDSGGGGDGGDGGNGGDGGNGGDGGNGGDGGNGGDGGDGGDGGNGGDGGNGGDGGNGGDGGNGGDGGNGGDGGDGGDGGDGGNGGGGDGGNGGDGGDGGNGGDGGNGGDGGNGGDGGNGGDGGNGGDGGDGGNGGDGGDGGNGGDGGGNGGDGGDGGNGGGGDGGNGGDGGNGGDGGNGGDGGDGGNGGGGDGGNGGDGGDGGNGGDGGNGGDGGNGGDGGDGGNGGGGDGGNGGGGDGGNGGDGGNGGDGGNGGDGGDGGNGGGGDGGNGGDGGNGGDGGNGGDGGDGGDGGDGGNGGGGDGGNGGDGGNGGDGGNGGDGGDGGDGGDGGNGGDGGGNGGDGGDGGNGGGGDGGNGGGGDGGNGGDGGNGGDGGNGGDGGDGGNGGGGDGGNGGDGGDGGNGGDGGNGGDGGNGGDGGDGGNGGGGDGGNGGGGDGGNGGDGGNGGDGGNGGDGGDGGNGGGGDGGNGGDGGDGGNGGDGGNGGDGGNGGDGGDGGNGGGGDGGNGGDGGNGGDSGGNGGDGGNGGDGGNGGNGGDGGDGGNGGGGDGGNGGDGGNGGDGGGNGGDGGNGGDGGNGGDGGNGGDGGDGGNGGEGDGGNGGDGGNGGDSGGNGGDGGNGGDGGNGGNGGDGGDGGNGGGGDGGNGGDGGNGGDGGGNGGDGGNGGDGGNGGNGGDGGNGGDGGNGGDGGNGGDSGGNGGDGGNGGDGGNGGNGGDGGDGGNGGGGDGGNGGDGGNGGDGGGNGGDGGNGGDGGNGGNGGDGGDGGNGGGGDGGNGGDGGNGGDGGGNGGDGGNGGDGGNGGDGGNGGDGGDGGNGGGGDGGNGGDGGNGGDSGGNGGDGGNGGDGGNGGNGGDGGDGGNGGGGDGGNGGDGGNGGDGGGNGGDGGNGGDGGNGGNGGDGGDGGNGGGDSGNGGDGGDGGNGGGNGGNGGDGGNGGNGGGNGGNGGGNGGNGGNGGNGGNSGGNGGNGGNGGNGGNGSGNGGNGGNGGNGGNGAGNGGNGGNGGNGGNGNL
- the LOC123718799 gene encoding uncharacterized PE-PGRS family protein PE_PGRS54-like isoform X15 encodes the protein MIVKLLVLCLVGLAYARPQWDCPYGSQNLLAHESSCNKFYICVGGRKEEAQCPVNSHFSVELQGCTEPVLAKCEIESNDTPDVFPNGCPRDYRIEKLFTHPRCDKFYQCVHGDYQEMPCAPGTEFSYKLQKCTWPYKADCAGGDNGDGDDDVDGGDSGGGGDGGDGGNGGDGGNGGDGGNGGDGGNGGDGGDGGDGGNGGDGGNGGDGGNGGDGGNGGDGGNGGDGGDGGDGGDGGNGGGGDGGNGGDGGDGGNGGDGGNGGDGGNGGDGGNGGDGGNGGDGGDGGNGGDGGDGGNGGDGGGNGGDGGDGGNGGGGDGGNGGDGGNGGDGGNGGDGGDGGNGGGGDGGNGGDGGDGGNGGDGGNGGDGGNGGDGGDGGNGGGGDGGNGGGGDGGNGGDGGNGGDGGNGGDGGDGGNGGGGDGGNGGDGGDGGNGGGGDGGNGGDGGNGGDGGNGGDGGDGGNGGGGDGGNGGDGGDGGNGGDGGNGGDGGNGGDGGDGGNGGGGDGGNGGGGDGGNGGDGGNGGDGGNGGDGGDGGNGGGGDGGNGGDGGDGGNGGDGGNGGDGGNGGDGGDGGNGGGGDGGNGGDGGNGGDSGGNGGDGGNGGDGGNGGNGGDGGDGGNGGGGDGGNGGDGGNGGDGGGNGGDGGNGGDGGNGGDGGNGGDGGDGGNGGEGDGGNGGDGGNGGDSGGNGGDGGNGGDGGNGGNGGDGGDGGNGGGGDGGNGGDGGNGGDGGGNGGDGGNGGDGGNGGNGGDGGNGGDGGGNGGDGGNGGDGGNGGDGGNGGDGGDGGNGGEGDGGNGGDGGNGGDSGGNGGDGGNGGDGGNGGNGGDGGDGGNGGGGDGGNGGDGGNGGDGGGNGGDGGNGGDGGNGGNGGDGGDGGNGGGGDGGNGGDGGNGGDGGGNGGDGGNGGDGGNGGDGGNGGDGGDGGNGGGGDGGNGGDGGNGGDSGGNGGDGGNGGDGGNGGNGGDGGDGGNGGGGDGGNGGDGGNGGDGGGNGGDGGNGGDGGNGGNGGDGGDGGNGGGDSGNGGDGGDGGNGGGNGGNGGDGGNGGNGGGNGGNGGGNGGNGGNGGNGGNSGGNGGNGGNGGNGGNGSGNGGNGGNGGNGGNGAGNGGNGGNGGNGGNGNL
- the LOC123718799 gene encoding uncharacterized PE-PGRS family protein PE_PGRS54-like isoform X18; translation: MIVKLLVLCLVGLAYARPQWDCPYGSQNLLAHESSCNKFYICVGGRKEEAQCPVNSHFSVELQGCTEPVLAKCEIESNDTPDVFPNGCPRDYRIEKLFTHPRCDKFYQCVHGDYQEMPCAPGTEFSYKLQKCTWPYKADCAGGDNGDGDDDVDGGDSGGGGDGGDGGNGGDGGNGGDGGNGGDGGNGGDGGDGGDGGNGGDGGNGGDGGNGGDGGNGGDGGNGGDGGDGGDGGDGGNGGGGDGGNGGDGGDGGNGGDGGNGGDGGNGGDGGNGGDGGNGGDGGDGGNGGDGGDGGNGGDGGGNGGDGGDGGNGGGGDGGDGGDGGDGGNGGGGDGGNGGDGGNGGDGGNGGDGGDGGDGGDGGNGGDGGGNGGDGGDGGNGGGGDGGNGGGGDGGNGGDGGNGGDGGNGGDGGDGGNGGGGDGGNGGDGGDGGNGGDGGNGGDGGNGGDGGDGGNGGGGDGGNGGGGDGGNGGDGGNGGDGGNGGDGGDGGNGGGGDGGNGGDGGDGGNGGDGGNGGDGGNGGDGGDGGNGGGGDGGNGGDGGNGGDSGGNGGDGGNGGDGGNGGNGGDGGDGGNGGGGDGGNGGDGGNGGDGGGNGGDGGNGGDGGNGGDGGNGGDGGDGGNGGEGDGGNGGDGGNGGDSGGNGGDGGNGGDGGNGGNGGDGGDGGNGGGGDGGNGGDGGNGGDGGGNGGDGGNGGDGGNGGNGGDGGNGGDGGGNGGDGGNGGDGGNGGDGGNGGDGGDGGNGGEGDGGNGGDGGNGGDSGGNGGDGGNGGDGGNGGNGGDGGDGGNGGGGDGGNGGDGGNGGDGGGNGGDGGNGGDGGNGGNGGDGGDGGNGGGGDGGNGGDGGNGGDGGGNGGDGGNGGDGGNGGDGGNGGDGGDGGNGGGGDGGNGGDGGNGGDSGGNGGDGGNGGDGGNGGNGGDGGDGGNGGGGDGGNGGDGGNGGDGGGNGGDGGNGGDGGNGGNGGDGGDGGNGGGDSGNGGDGGDGGNGGGNGGNGGDGGNGGNGGGNGGNGGGNGGNGGNGGNGGNSGGNGGNGGNGGNGGNGSGNGGNGGNGGNGGNGAGNGGNGGNGGNGGNGNL
- the LOC123718799 gene encoding uncharacterized PE-PGRS family protein PE_PGRS54-like isoform X16, with protein sequence MIVKLLVLCLVGLAYARPQWDCPYGSQNLLAHESSCNKFYICVGGRKEEAQCPVNSHFSVELQGCTEPVLAKCEIESNDTPDVFPNGCPRDYRIEKLFTHPRCDKFYQCVHGDYQEMPCAPGTEFSYKLQKCTWPYKADCAGGDNGDGDDDVDGGDSGGGGDGGDGGNGGDGGNGGDGGNGGDGGNGGDGGDGGDGGNGGDGGNGGDGGNGGDGGNGGDGGNGGDGGDGGDGGDGGNGGGGDGGNGGDGGDGGNGGDGGNGGDGGNGGDGGNGGDGGNGGDGGDGGNGGDGGDGGNGGDGGGNGGDGGDGGNGGGGDGGNGGDGGNGGDGGNGGDGGDGGNGGGGDGGNGGDGGDGGDGGDGGDGGNGGGGDGGNGGDGGNGGDGGNGGDGGDGGDGGDGGNGGDGGGNGGDGGDGGNGGGGDGGNGGGGDGGNGGDGGNGGDGGNGGDGGDGGNGGGGDGGNGGDGGDGGNGGDGGNGGDGGNGGDGGDGGNGGGGDGGNGGGGDGGNGGDGGNGGDGGNGGDGGDGGNGGGGDGGNGGDGGDGGNGGDGGNGGDGGNGGDGGDGGNGGGGDGGNGGDGGNGGDSGGNGGDGGNGGDGGNGGNGGDGGDGGNGGGGDGGNGGDGGNGGDGGGNGGDGGNGGDGGNGGDGGNGGDGGDGGNGGEGDGGNGGDGGNGGDSGGNGGDGGNGGDGGNGGNGGDGGDGGNGGGGDGGNGGDGGNGGDGGGNGGDGGNGGDGGNGGNGGDGGNGGDGGGNGGDGGNGGDGGNGGDGGNGGDGGDGGNGGEGDGGNGGDGGNGGDSGGNGGDGGNGGDGGNGGNGGDGGDGGNGGGGDGGNGGDGGNGGDGGGNGGDGGNGGDGGNGGNGGDGGDGGNGGGGDGGNGGDGGNGGDGGGNGGDGGNGGDGGNGGDGGNGGDGGDGGNGGGGDGGNGGDGGNGGDSGGNGGDGGNGGDGGNGGNGGDGGDGGNGGGGDGGNGGDGGNGGDGGGNGGDGGNGGDGGNGGNGGDGGDGGNGGGDSGNGGDGGDGGNGGGNGGNGGDGGNGGNGGGNGGNGGGNGGNGGNGGNGGNSGGNGGNGGNGGNGGNGSGNGGNGGNGGNGGNGAGNGGNGGNGGNGGNGNL